The sequence below is a genomic window from Mercenaria mercenaria strain notata chromosome 14, MADL_Memer_1, whole genome shotgun sequence.
CGCTCACCACGGTTGCCTTGCCAGGACAGAGTTCTTGCCTCTTGCTTGGAAAACCATTTCATCTTGAACGCTTGTCGTTTGTACTACAATGGACCGTGAGACAAagcgatgtaactcattgcagacttggagcggtcttctgcgcatgcccgaaagtgattatcaattgtagcgcacggcaaaaatatgcatatttttgcatgtccgcatgcatttagtgtacaatatgcataaaatactgactaaaggttagggttagtatcaccatggttacaaaatatatacatttaagatattttcgttcaaatttagttaattcggtatgtaccggagtctgtaatttataccggcgctccaagtctgcattgagtcacagtcgaGACAAAGTGTAACAatctatatttctaaaatttgaatGCTTCTGTTACAGTTGCAAAATGACAGACGACCACAAGACTGCTAATGTTGATGCAGCAGATGATGCCAACGGTAAAAAGCGGGAAATAATCTTGGTCACTGGGATGTTTATCATTCTCGCTGTAACCATAGGAATCGTTGTTTGGCAAACAGAGAAGATACAGTCTGCCGGGAACAAGCAAGAAACACCATCAAATTACATCAAACAAGTAACCTGGCCTAAATATTTGGACAACTTGTTGCTATATAAAGATATGACTTTTCATATTCAAAACGGAACCAAATCTATTCTGGATGGAAAACTGAATTGGCAGTCTGTAGAATCAAAATTGAGCGATTGTTCCGGACAAGGCGGAAATGACGTTTGTTTAGAATGGACGAGTGAAACCAAGCTTCAGATTAAGTCTTCGAAACAAACGATACCCAGCCTGAATACTGAAATTTTATGCCATGAATTTGAGAGACAGGCACTGAAATGCACCAATCAAGAACTCACAGACTGTTTTAACGTGTCGTCTGCTCATTGGTATGGCGGGTATGCGGATAAAATTCAAAACTGGCCTTTCCAGAAAAATTCAAGGAAATTGTCTGCTTACTTAGTCAATGATTCTTATGTCGGCGAAATTGGAGGTGTTGTTGAAAGATACTTCTTTTCATCGTCGGGTGTCGGTATTTTTATTGATCACAATGTCCCTTTGTACTTCAGCCTTAATCAGCCAGATGAAGGATTAATGTGTTTTactgcaaaatatgaaaaatacccGTATTTCAACAATGGTTCGACGTTTCCTGTACTGAAGTATAAGGTCTGCCAAGGAGAAAATATTCTAGACATTCATAAGAAAATGTCTGCCATGTTTATTGAAAAGCCATCAGGAATCCCAGACGAAAAACTCTTCAAGTATCCCATCTGGTCAACATGGGCACAGTATCACAAAGATGTGAACCAGTCCACCGTGCTTGAATTcgcttcaaatattttaaaatacgaTTTCACGCATGCGCAATTAGAGATTGATGATGACTGGACTCCGGCTTATGGTGACATGAATTTCAACACACAGAAGTTTCCAAATGCAACACAAATGGTAAGGGAATTAAATGACCTAGGGTT
It includes:
- the LOC123528285 gene encoding myogenesis-regulating glycosidase-like — its product is MTDDHKTANVDAADDANGKKREIILVTGMFIILAVTIGIVVWQTEKIQSAGNKQETPSNYIKQVTWPKYLDNLLLYKDMTFHIQNGTKSILDGKLNWQSVESKLSDCSGQGGNDVCLEWTSETKLQIKSSKQTIPSLNTEILCHEFERQALKCTNQELTDCFNVSSAHWYGGYADKIQNWPFQKNSRKLSAYLVNDSYVGEIGGVVERYFFSSSGVGIFIDHNVPLYFSLNQPDEGLMCFTAKYEKYPYFNNGSTFPVLKYKVCQGENILDIHKKMSAMFIEKPSGIPDEKLFKYPIWSTWAQYHKDVNQSTVLEFASNILKYDFTHAQLEIDDDWTPAYGDMNFNTQKFPNATQMVRELNDLGFRVTVWVHPFFNVDSTSFTYAGVHSMLVRQFESLGPAMTPWWDGNLAGILDVSNRSAVEWFLNKLYYLKQTYNISSFKFDAGETSWLPHIYSNAEMTLNPVEMYPIKWVELAAEADNTFHQEVRVGYRTQKYPIFVRMMDKMSNWGHDNAFKTIIPCVFTYGLLGYPFVLPDMIGGNAYNNRPDPELYIRWLQLNTFLPSMQYSIVPWMYNETIINITQKFTKMHELHSDTFIKYAKIAKETGAPIIRPLWWIAPQDEVALTCEDEFLVGDDYLVAPVMEAGARSRDIYFPIGRWRNQFHNTSDIIEGPKWIFNISVDLDKLAFYKRETV